From a single Lolium rigidum isolate FL_2022 chromosome 7, APGP_CSIRO_Lrig_0.1, whole genome shotgun sequence genomic region:
- the LOC124672633 gene encoding glucan endo-1,3-beta-glucosidase 13-like: MLVAGYKYGSLLYSSLTLLSYEFPDDINSTANSMQLITRLLLLLLFFRRRFLVYNADAGEVGVCYGRNGDNLMDPASVVRLLKKNGVTMVRVYDTDQAVLSAMANTGIKLVVALPNEMLASAAADPSWAVQWAKSNVKPYYPATDIRGVTVGNEVFQQAKGLTPQLVPAMKNVQAALAGLNLADAIKVTTPIAFDALKASSFPPSKGQFRDDIAQSVMSPMLDFLEQTGSYLMVNIYPYKAYTSTNGAMDINYALFRPNAGVVDSGSGFTYHNLFDAQLDTVYYAMDAVRSSRNRTVGTMLRGRRQVPVKHGEHSWCTYCDGVENSKTYTNNLIKHVVSGGASTASSYSYSPLDAAVGTPYRPNEDISVYIFELFNENEKSSAEESNYGLFYPNGQPVYQVDFMAGGAPSPARSSWCVANAAAGDARLQAALDWACGHGADCSAIQPGKTCYQPNTKLAHASYAFNDYYQRKGRASGTCDFAGAASIVYQQPAGTCDPNAGSWCVANAAVGDSRLQAALDYACGHGADCSDIQPGARCFNPDTKLAHASYAFNDYYQRNGRSDQSCDFGGAGSVVHQAQKIGSCVLRSRA; encoded by the exons ATGCTTGTTGCCGGTTATAAATACGGCTCCCTTCTGTACTCGTCCCTCACACTGCTCAGCTACGAGTTCCCCGACGACATAAATAGTACAGCAAACAGCATGCAGCTCATCACtcggctcctcctcctgctgctcttcTTCCGT CGACGTTTCTTGGTGTACAATGCAGATGCAGGCGAGGTAGGCGTGTGCTACGGGAGAAACGGGGACAACCTGATGGACCCAGCGTCGGTGGTGCGGCTGCTGAAGAAGAACGGCGTCACCATGGTGAGGGTGTACGACACCGACCAGGCGGTGCTCAGCGCGATGGCCAACACCGGCATAAAGCTGGTGGTGGCGCTACCCAACGAGATGCTGGCCTCCGCGGCCGCCGACCCGAGCTGGGCGGTGCAGTGGGCGAAGAGCAACGTGAAGCCCTACTACCCCGCCACCGATATCCGCGGCGTGACCGTCGGCAACGAGGTCTTCCAGCAGGCCAAGGGGCTCACCCCGCAGCTCGTTCCGGCCATGAAGAACGTGCAGGCGGCGCTGGCTGGCCTGAACCTTGCCGACGCCATCAAGGTGACCACGCCGATCGCGTTCGACGCGCTCAAGGCGTCGTCGTTCCCGCCGTCAAAAGGCCAGTTCCGGGACGACATCGCGCAGTCGGTGATGAGCCCCATGCTCGACTTCTTGGAGCAGACCGGCTCATACCTCATGGTGAACATCTACCCGTACAAGGCGTACACGTCCACTAATGGCGCCATGGACATCAACTACGCGCTGTTCCGCCCCAACGCCGGCGTGGTCGATAGTGGGTCTGGGTTCACCTACCATAATCTATTTGATGCCCAGCTCGACACCGTGTACTATGCGATGGACGCGGTGCGTTCCTCCCGCAACCGCACGGTCGGGACGATGCTCAGGGGAAGGCGCCAGGTCCCCGTGAAACACGGGGAGCACAGCTGGTGTACCTACTGCGACGGCGTGGAGAACTCCAAAACGTACACCAATAACCTCATCAAGCACGTGGTTTCCGGCGGCGCCAGCACCGCCTCCTCCTATAGCTATAGCCCGCTCGACGCCGCCGTCGGCACCCCATACCGCCCCAACGAGGACATCTCCGTGTACATCTTCGAACTTTTCAACGAGAACGAGAAATCGAGCGCCGAAGAGAGCAACTATGGTCTGTTCTATCCGAACGGCCAGCCGGTGTACCAGGTCGACTTCATGGCCGGGGGCGCCCCCAGTCCAGCCAGGTCCAGCTGGTGCGTGGCGAACGCGGCGGCCGGGgatgcgcgcctccaggcggccCTGGACTGGGCGTGCGGCCACGGCGCCGACTGCAGCGCCATCCAGCCCGGGAAGACGTGCTACCAGCCCAACACCAAGCTCGCGCACGCATCCTATGCGTTCAACGACTACTACCAGCGCAAGGGCCGGGCCAGCGGGACGTGCGACTTCGCCGGCGCCGCTTCCATTGTCTACCAGCAACCGGCAG GCACCTGCGACCCGAACGCCGGGAGTTGGTGCGTGGCGAACGCGGCCGTCGGGGACTCGCGGCTCCAGGCGGCGCTGGACTACGCCTGCGGCCACGGCGCCGACTGCAGTGACATCCAGCCCGGCGCGCGTTGCTTCAATCCCGACACCAAGCTTGCCCACGCGTCCTACGCATTCAACGACTACTACCAGCGCAACGGCCGCTCCGACCAGTCGTGCGATTTCGGTGGCGCCGGCTCCGTTGTTCACCAGGCGCAAA agatAGGCAGCTGCGTACTCCGATCAAGGGCCTGA